A DNA window from Mariprofundus aestuarium contains the following coding sequences:
- the lptA gene encoding lipopolysaccharide transport periplasmic protein LptA produces the protein MAGSEVVIRILAIVVLFLIPTQLWAGPMEIESDKMTFLHKSERAEFINKVHLKRDDFEIYCDRLLAYYKNNKLDRAEAFGHIRLLQKDITGRSDRAILDQKNNILTLIGHAVLEQAGNRIEGETIVHDMAREKTVVQPDKGGRTHMTIDSDEPHTPAQKRKVK, from the coding sequence ATGGCAGGGAGTGAAGTAGTGATCAGGATTCTGGCAATCGTAGTACTCTTTCTAATACCGACCCAGCTCTGGGCCGGGCCGATGGAGATTGAATCGGATAAGATGACCTTTCTGCATAAAAGCGAACGGGCGGAATTCATCAATAAGGTTCACCTAAAGCGAGATGACTTCGAGATTTATTGTGACAGGCTTCTTGCCTACTATAAAAACAACAAGCTGGATCGGGCAGAAGCCTTCGGCCATATCCGACTCCTCCAGAAAGATATCACCGGCAGGTCGGACAGAGCGATTCTGGATCAAAAGAATAATATCCTGACCCTGATTGGCCATGCCGTACTGGAACAGGCAGGCAACCGCATTGAGGGTGAAACCATCGTACATGACATGGCTCGTGAAAAAACCGTTGTTCAACCTGACAAGGGCGGCCGAACGCATATGACCATCGATTCAGATGAGCCACACACTCCTGCCCAGAAAAGGAAAGTAAAATGA
- the lptB gene encoding LPS export ABC transporter ATP-binding protein has protein sequence MSTVHHLSAKGLCKSYRNKQVVSGVDIDLFSGECIGLLGPNGAGKTTSFYMVCGLITADSGQVSLDDRDITAQPMHLRARSGIGYLPQEASIFRKLTVRENLLAIFETLNLPDLQIEEELENLLIELGIEGVKDQKAYTLSGGQRRRTEIARALVSKPRFLLLDEPFAGVDPIAVEDIQAIIAELKTKGIGILITDHNVRDTLSICDRAYLMSAGEIIVHGTSDEVIAHPDARRLYLGESFSM, from the coding sequence ATGAGTACTGTCCACCACCTCTCCGCCAAAGGATTGTGTAAAAGTTATCGCAACAAACAGGTGGTTTCTGGCGTCGATATCGACCTCTTCTCCGGAGAATGCATCGGCCTGCTAGGGCCGAATGGGGCAGGAAAAACCACCAGCTTCTACATGGTATGCGGGCTGATTACCGCCGACAGCGGCCAGGTCTCACTTGATGATCGAGATATCACGGCACAACCGATGCATTTACGAGCTCGCAGCGGCATCGGCTACCTGCCGCAGGAGGCGAGTATCTTTCGTAAACTGACTGTTCGTGAAAACCTGCTGGCCATCTTCGAAACGCTGAACCTTCCGGATCTGCAGATTGAGGAGGAGCTGGAAAACCTTCTCATCGAACTCGGTATTGAAGGGGTGAAGGACCAGAAAGCCTATACCCTGTCGGGCGGTCAGCGCCGGCGCACCGAAATTGCCCGTGCTCTGGTCAGCAAGCCACGTTTCCTGCTGCTGGACGAGCCGTTTGCAGGTGTCGATCCGATTGCTGTTGAGGATATTCAGGCCATTATCGCCGAGCTGAAAACCAAGGGGATCGGCATCCTTATTACCGACCATAATGTCCGCGACACGCTCTCTATCTGCGACCGGGCATACCTAATGAGTGCTGGAGAGATCATCGTGCACGGCACTTCAGATGAGGTTATTGCCCATCCTGATGCCCGCCGCCTCTATCTTGGAGAAAGCTTCTCAATGTGA
- a CDS encoding SH3 domain-containing protein yields MVYLKLILSSSLAAFFLLLSPACAADNINKGSTLRIALSEAVMKSAPRAFGSSLIRTLPKGAAVTYLGTSGIYYKVNDGRNTGYISSKSVVKSTGFTSFSRSGEVTQSDMAAATKGFSPEVERENRKNRRLRYDLMDRAEQVSTVTRPETSLKGFRKEGRLGEYANE; encoded by the coding sequence ATGGTGTATTTAAAGCTGATTCTAAGTAGCAGTCTGGCCGCTTTTTTCCTGCTTCTCTCGCCAGCCTGTGCAGCGGACAATATTAACAAAGGAAGTACTCTGCGCATCGCACTCTCCGAAGCGGTCATGAAAAGTGCGCCAAGAGCCTTTGGCAGCAGCTTAATCAGAACCCTTCCAAAAGGCGCAGCTGTCACCTATCTTGGCACTTCAGGCATCTACTATAAGGTCAATGACGGTCGCAACACTGGTTATATCTCATCAAAATCAGTAGTAAAATCCACAGGCTTCACAAGCTTTTCCCGCTCCGGGGAAGTGACCCAGTCGGATATGGCTGCTGCCACCAAAGGTTTCTCGCCTGAGGTCGAAAGGGAAAACCGCAAGAACAGAAGGTTGCGTTACGACCTGATGGACAGGGCCGAACAGGTTTCCACCGTGACACGCCCTGAAACAAGCCTGAAGGGTTTCCGCAAGGAAGGAAGGCTTGGGGAGTATGCAAATGAGTAG
- a CDS encoding SH3 domain-containing protein → MRKTLTAVQKSLQAMKLDVDILEIQSDGGYGIGFGNERLDGEITLRIQTPALTTVYVKAKQSTREASVEHAIIEMIDGQLQNLPKKARFDAKKYNSLRQDPSSKSPRVGWARPGARLEASNSNVKQWLKVKLPSGETAYLKGTIIDDDEKQKRKIILSKSE, encoded by the coding sequence ATGCGCAAAACTCTGACTGCCGTGCAGAAGAGTCTTCAGGCAATGAAACTGGATGTTGATATACTGGAGATCCAGAGTGACGGGGGTTACGGCATAGGTTTCGGCAACGAACGTCTCGATGGTGAAATCACGTTGAGAATACAGACGCCTGCGCTGACCACAGTTTATGTAAAGGCCAAGCAGAGTACGCGTGAAGCATCGGTTGAACATGCCATCATCGAGATGATTGATGGCCAACTGCAGAACCTTCCAAAGAAGGCCCGCTTCGATGCCAAGAAGTACAACAGCCTGAGACAGGACCCCAGCAGTAAATCACCACGTGTTGGATGGGCTCGCCCTGGTGCCCGCCTTGAAGCAAGCAACAGCAACGTCAAACAGTGGCTGAAGGTCAAGCTGCCTTCAGGAGAGACCGCCTACCTGAAAGGCACTATTATTGACGATGACGAGAAGCAGAAAAGAAAAATAATCCTGAGTAAATCGGAGTAG
- a CDS encoding cytochrome-c peroxidase — MKKSSMITLALLAMFSVAAVGCSDSSKDAPASQPAVQPEAQPAAAPTPPVDLPEGMGVLPSDVPVPADNPQTDEKVELGKKLYFEPALSKSGIFSCNSCHNLGTGGVDNEQFSIGHKWQRGGRNAPTVLNAAFWSAQFWDGRAPQLEDQAKGPPLNPIEMASIGEAEVVARLSEAGYGPLFDKVFGANALSFDNMAKAIAAFERTLITPDAPFDLYAQGKGEISESAKRGMQKVAEVGCTSCHSGALFTNNSFQKFAYGTDEGVKSVSGKGEDDHLFRVQSWRNVALTAPYFHDGSVKTLDEAVRVMAKVQLDTELSDEDTADIVEFLKTLTGKQPQVTYPVLPRPEGHALSWSD, encoded by the coding sequence TTGAAAAAGTCATCAATGATTACCTTAGCATTACTGGCGATGTTCTCCGTAGCAGCAGTGGGCTGTTCGGACTCATCCAAGGATGCACCCGCCAGCCAGCCAGCAGTACAACCTGAAGCGCAGCCTGCAGCTGCACCGACACCACCTGTCGATCTTCCAGAGGGCATGGGTGTTCTGCCATCCGATGTTCCTGTTCCCGCGGATAATCCGCAGACCGATGAGAAGGTAGAGTTGGGTAAAAAACTTTACTTCGAACCGGCTCTCTCCAAGAGCGGCATCTTCTCCTGTAACTCCTGTCACAACCTCGGAACCGGCGGCGTGGATAATGAGCAGTTCTCCATTGGTCACAAATGGCAGCGCGGTGGCCGAAATGCACCAACCGTACTGAACGCAGCATTCTGGAGCGCACAGTTCTGGGATGGTCGCGCACCACAGCTTGAAGATCAGGCCAAGGGTCCACCACTGAATCCCATTGAGATGGCCAGTATAGGTGAGGCTGAAGTGGTTGCTCGTCTGAGTGAGGCAGGTTATGGACCGCTGTTTGATAAGGTGTTCGGTGCCAATGCCTTAAGCTTTGACAACATGGCTAAAGCCATCGCCGCATTTGAACGCACTCTGATCACGCCGGATGCACCTTTTGATCTCTACGCTCAGGGTAAAGGAGAGATCAGTGAATCAGCCAAGCGTGGCATGCAGAAGGTGGCCGAAGTCGGTTGCACCTCCTGTCACTCCGGTGCTCTGTTCACCAACAACAGCTTCCAGAAGTTTGCCTATGGCACAGATGAAGGCGTGAAGTCTGTGAGTGGCAAGGGTGAAGATGACCACCTCTTCCGTGTACAGTCCTGGCGCAATGTGGCGCTTACAGCCCCATATTTCCACGATGGTAGTGTTAAAACCCTTGACGAAGCGGTACGTGTGATGGCCAAGGTCCAGCTTGATACCGAACTCTCTGATGAAGATACGGCGGATATCGTCGAGTTCCTGAAAACGCTCACCGGCAAACAGCCGCAGGTGACATACCCGGTCCTGCCACGTCCTGAGGGACATGCCTTAAGCTGGAGTGACTGA
- a CDS encoding accessory factor UbiK family protein produces MSDNQQPLDDIAEKIAGGIRMLGGLKQGAEAQVRSIVENALSQFDVVTHERMQVQEAMLRKAKEELHALDSRVAELEAQLKKLSH; encoded by the coding sequence ATGTCAGATAATCAGCAACCACTGGATGATATTGCGGAGAAAATTGCCGGTGGCATTCGCATGCTTGGCGGCCTGAAACAGGGTGCCGAAGCACAGGTACGCAGCATTGTCGAAAATGCCCTGTCACAGTTCGATGTCGTTACGCATGAACGCATGCAGGTGCAGGAAGCAATGCTGAGAAAAGCGAAAGAGGAGTTGCATGCTCTGGATTCACGGGTTGCCGAACTGGAAGCCCAGCTCAAAAAACTCTCCCATTAA
- a CDS encoding CHASE2 domain-containing protein, producing MFYLSGAFQSAHDALSDLLQIQFSSPPASKPVVYLLITDASLIEADEVDGISWPWPRSAYAEAVRFLKNAGASEIVFDMIFTERSVHGLEDDTGFGNAIEDAGVILAKLSSNRQSSMSEKAAENNRLITERFALHVEGADEKMFHDTPYLRAPVSELTNHAKGLGDVKFVQDSDGVGRRIPLLVRSGNRYHPSLSLAAAASILNITSYQMEGSDLLLSGPSVQRRIPLDSEGMARPLYFGDSSIYDKYLLLRVIKSQIRMDEGDAPYYDPALFKDKVVIIGADATELKDFRPNPFNKANDPGAHYHGTAIHNILESGFLVSRYEAVYVLPILFLTSMLLAFVAAKYRATTGFSFTFLLLLLVNGVAVYLFKHHGMLIDMAATSVNLIGCFILATGSNYMVEARQRHFVTSAFGQYLSPDVVKALVDNPERLLLGGEVRTMTAFFSDIAGFSTISEKLTPEELVSLLNEYLTEMCDIIGKYHGTVDKFEGDAIMAFWGAPIYRDDHAHLALLASLEMQQRLEELRGKWAAEGKDQLYVRMGINSGLMLVGNMGSRTRMNYTIMGDAVNLASRLEAANKFYGTHLMISQKTKVLAGDQFTVRELDAIQVVGKKKPVHVYELLGKKGDVAENRLAATLLFEEGLTCYRKGDFVSAKTNFTAVFDQVPGDPPAIEFLRRIEALDKTESQGDWNGVFKADSK from the coding sequence ATGTTCTACCTTAGTGGTGCCTTTCAATCTGCCCACGATGCCTTATCAGACCTGCTGCAAATCCAGTTTTCTTCACCCCCTGCCAGCAAACCTGTCGTATACCTTCTGATCACTGATGCCAGCCTGATCGAGGCTGACGAGGTGGACGGTATCAGCTGGCCCTGGCCGCGCTCCGCTTACGCTGAAGCGGTACGCTTCCTGAAAAACGCAGGCGCCAGCGAAATTGTTTTCGATATGATTTTCACGGAGAGATCAGTGCATGGTCTTGAAGATGATACCGGCTTCGGAAATGCCATCGAGGATGCAGGCGTCATACTGGCAAAACTCTCCAGCAATCGCCAAAGCAGCATGTCAGAAAAAGCAGCAGAGAATAACAGGCTGATAACAGAACGGTTCGCGTTACATGTTGAAGGTGCTGATGAAAAGATGTTTCATGACACCCCTTACCTGAGAGCACCTGTTTCAGAACTCACAAACCATGCAAAAGGGCTTGGGGATGTAAAGTTTGTGCAGGATAGTGATGGGGTTGGCCGGCGTATCCCCCTGCTGGTCCGCAGCGGCAATCGCTACCATCCCTCACTCTCTCTTGCTGCAGCAGCCTCTATACTCAACATTACCTCCTATCAAATGGAGGGAAGCGACCTGCTGCTCTCCGGCCCCTCGGTCCAGCGGCGGATTCCGCTTGATTCCGAAGGCATGGCACGCCCCCTCTATTTTGGCGACTCCAGCATCTACGACAAATACCTCTTACTTAGGGTCATCAAGTCACAGATCAGAATGGATGAGGGTGACGCCCCCTACTACGACCCGGCGCTGTTTAAAGACAAGGTCGTTATTATCGGGGCCGATGCGACCGAACTGAAAGATTTCAGACCTAACCCGTTCAACAAGGCGAATGATCCCGGCGCTCACTACCATGGCACCGCGATCCATAATATTCTGGAGAGTGGCTTTCTGGTGAGTCGATATGAGGCGGTATATGTGCTGCCCATTCTCTTTCTCACCTCCATGCTCCTGGCCTTTGTTGCAGCCAAGTACCGCGCCACCACCGGTTTTTCTTTCACCTTCCTGCTTTTACTTCTGGTCAATGGTGTTGCGGTATACCTGTTCAAACACCATGGCATGCTGATCGATATGGCGGCAACCTCGGTCAACCTCATCGGCTGCTTTATTCTGGCGACCGGTTCTAACTATATGGTTGAGGCCAGGCAGCGCCACTTTGTTACCAGTGCATTCGGCCAGTACCTCTCACCCGATGTGGTGAAGGCACTGGTCGATAATCCTGAACGCCTGTTACTCGGTGGTGAGGTTAGGACCATGACCGCCTTCTTTTCCGATATTGCAGGTTTTTCAACGATCTCTGAGAAGCTAACGCCTGAAGAGCTGGTCTCGCTGCTCAATGAGTACCTCACCGAAATGTGCGACATCATCGGCAAGTATCACGGCACCGTAGATAAGTTTGAGGGTGATGCGATCATGGCCTTCTGGGGCGCCCCGATCTACAGGGATGATCATGCCCACCTTGCCCTGTTGGCATCACTGGAGATGCAGCAGAGGCTTGAAGAGCTGCGCGGCAAATGGGCTGCTGAAGGCAAGGATCAACTCTACGTACGAATGGGCATCAACAGCGGTTTGATGCTGGTGGGTAATATGGGGTCACGCACCCGCATGAACTACACCATCATGGGCGATGCCGTGAATCTCGCTTCCCGTCTTGAGGCGGCAAACAAGTTCTACGGCACCCATCTGATGATTTCGCAAAAAACCAAGGTCCTTGCAGGCGATCAGTTCACCGTCAGGGAGCTCGATGCCATTCAGGTGGTTGGCAAGAAAAAACCGGTTCATGTTTATGAGCTTCTTGGCAAAAAAGGCGACGTTGCAGAAAACCGTTTAGCCGCCACCCTGCTGTTCGAAGAGGGTTTAACATGCTATCGTAAAGGTGACTTCGTCTCTGCAAAGACAAACTTCACAGCAGTGTTCGATCAGGTTCCGGGCGACCCACCCGCAATCGAATTTCTGCGCAGAATAGAGGCGTTGGATAAAACAGAATCCCAAGGAGATTGGAATGGTGTATTTAAAGCTGATTCTAAGTAG
- the lptC gene encoding LPS export ABC transporter periplasmic protein LptC: MGSIILAIVLMWFSGPAEVDKATESTEKPKTEVESPVIVERKDGKIIWQLRAKEAKQQLDGKMHLILPVLTLFTQQNREVIINGEQAWFEPLQRNIHFQSQVNVNYEGWAMQTESLIYDSTMDEVHIPESFSIKGKTISARGKDMHLQRSSDRITVDGGIWIQDSDPKWQGVK, translated from the coding sequence GTGGGAAGCATCATACTGGCCATTGTCCTGATGTGGTTCTCAGGCCCAGCAGAGGTTGATAAAGCAACGGAATCAACCGAGAAGCCTAAAACCGAGGTGGAGAGTCCTGTTATTGTCGAACGCAAGGATGGGAAAATTATCTGGCAATTGCGTGCCAAAGAGGCCAAGCAGCAGCTGGATGGAAAAATGCATCTGATCCTGCCTGTGCTGACACTCTTCACCCAGCAGAATCGTGAGGTGATCATCAACGGTGAGCAGGCATGGTTTGAACCTCTGCAGCGTAATATCCACTTTCAGAGCCAGGTGAACGTCAACTACGAAGGATGGGCGATGCAGACAGAGTCGCTGATCTACGACAGTACGATGGATGAAGTCCACATACCCGAGAGCTTCTCCATCAAGGGGAAAACAATCTCGGCTAGGGGTAAAGATATGCACTTGCAGCGAAGCAGTGACCGGATCACTGTAGATGGTGGCATCTGGATTCAGGATAGCGATCCGAAATGGCAGGGAGTGAAGTAG
- a CDS encoding KdsC family phosphatase — protein sequence MSQKKGFDFPLDKAADIRMLILDVDGVFTDGSIIMDKNGDEHKAFNVRDGHGIKMIQRAGIQVAIITGRISPVVEQRATDLGIEYVIQKCLNKAEGLARLEHESGIPASQCAMMGDDVIDLPPMYACGLSLAPADAHLSVLNHVDWISDHPGGRGAIRQAAEGLLLAIDAWDEVVFKRYNVSPEDCGW from the coding sequence ATGAGCCAGAAAAAAGGATTTGATTTCCCTTTAGATAAAGCGGCTGATATCCGCATGCTGATTCTCGATGTCGATGGTGTTTTTACCGATGGTTCCATCATCATGGACAAAAATGGTGATGAACATAAGGCATTCAACGTGCGTGATGGCCATGGTATCAAGATGATACAGCGGGCAGGCATACAGGTTGCCATTATTACCGGACGCATCTCTCCCGTTGTTGAACAGCGCGCAACCGACCTGGGCATCGAATATGTGATTCAGAAATGTCTGAATAAGGCTGAGGGACTGGCAAGGCTGGAACATGAGTCCGGCATCCCGGCTTCGCAATGCGCCATGATGGGTGACGATGTCATCGACCTGCCACCGATGTACGCATGCGGCCTGAGTTTGGCACCTGCCGATGCGCATCTGTCGGTGCTTAACCATGTCGACTGGATTTCAGATCATCCGGGGGGACGCGGTGCCATCCGTCAGGCAGCAGAGGGATTGCTGCTGGCAATAGATGCCTGGGATGAGGTCGTCTTCAAGCGTTACAACGTCTCCCCTGAAGATTGCGGCTGGTAA
- a CDS encoding HD family phosphohydrolase, whose translation MKGRLLTRFSELQNIAHTLATKQSTGDVLSSLLTGARKVSGADGGTIYLLGSDKHLHFSVMQNESLNISHVEASEKTSSFDPIPLYDKQGTPNQENLAARAALENSSSNIADVYAAEGVRISGIKKFDEKMNYRTRSLLTLPIHNQTWDVIGVLQLINSIDKESGNIESFSEADLLLAEALAFQAGTNITNSRMNAESTKLLDRVTQLNQIGISLSSQESTEELLKEIVISAKSLTYADAGTLYLHRENKLYFEVMQTDSLDIHLSSADGNLTNIEPIPLYNMRGQPNDHLVAANVALHSTTINIPDAYQADGYNFTGTKTFDAKNGYHSQSFLTVPMHNQKKELIGVLQLINATDPVSGEIISFSAEDQQLAESFASQAAVALTNKQLNEELQLLLESFINVISKSIDEKSPYTGGHCRRVTELAMMISQAANDEKQSALGDFNLSREEMYEMKIAAMLHDCGKITTPVHIVDKSTKLECIYDRINLLDLRHEVVRRDMLIEKLQQRLDEEPDSIVERLQESWSQLDEDIAFLHQCNTGGEFMAPEKQARIRAIAAKYPWRDSSGKVHPFITEDEVYNLNVEKGTLTDEQREIINNHIVSTIRMLEGLPFPKHLCNVPEIAGGHHERMDGKGYPNGLTRDQMSIQARILGVADIFEALTAMDRPYKAPMPLSKAMSILESMKNEGHIDPDIFDLFVDRKLYLNYGQRFLDEKQVDINDYRQKESSER comes from the coding sequence ATGAAAGGCAGGCTGCTTACCCGGTTCTCGGAACTTCAGAACATCGCGCATACGCTTGCCACGAAACAGAGTACGGGCGATGTGCTCTCTTCTTTGCTGACTGGGGCCCGGAAGGTTTCCGGGGCTGATGGTGGCACCATCTACCTGCTGGGTAGCGATAAGCATCTCCACTTTTCAGTCATGCAGAATGAGTCGCTGAACATTTCACATGTAGAGGCCTCTGAGAAGACCTCCTCTTTCGACCCCATCCCCCTGTATGACAAGCAAGGTACTCCGAATCAGGAAAATCTTGCTGCCCGGGCAGCCTTGGAAAATAGCAGCTCCAATATTGCGGATGTCTATGCTGCAGAAGGCGTTCGAATATCAGGCATTAAGAAGTTTGATGAAAAGATGAATTACCGGACAAGGTCACTGCTGACACTACCCATTCACAATCAAACATGGGATGTCATCGGCGTTCTGCAACTTATCAACAGCATTGATAAAGAGAGTGGCAATATTGAGTCATTCTCAGAAGCGGACCTTCTTCTGGCTGAGGCACTGGCATTTCAGGCGGGAACAAATATCACCAATTCGCGCATGAATGCAGAGTCCACGAAGCTTCTCGACCGCGTAACACAGCTCAATCAGATCGGCATTTCCTTATCATCACAGGAGAGCACTGAAGAGCTGCTCAAGGAGATAGTGATCAGTGCCAAATCACTTACATATGCCGATGCAGGCACCCTCTATCTGCACAGGGAAAACAAGCTCTATTTCGAGGTCATGCAAACCGACTCTCTGGATATTCATTTAAGCAGTGCTGACGGCAACCTGACCAACATTGAGCCTATCCCCCTTTACAATATGCGTGGCCAGCCCAATGACCACCTTGTTGCAGCCAATGTGGCGCTGCACAGCACCACCATCAATATCCCGGATGCATATCAAGCCGATGGCTATAACTTCACCGGCACTAAAACTTTCGATGCCAAAAACGGCTACCACTCCCAGTCATTCCTGACCGTGCCAATGCATAACCAGAAGAAGGAGCTGATCGGTGTTCTCCAGCTGATTAATGCTACAGACCCGGTCAGCGGCGAGATCATCAGCTTCTCAGCAGAGGATCAGCAACTGGCAGAATCATTCGCCTCACAAGCCGCTGTTGCTCTGACCAACAAACAGCTCAATGAAGAGCTACAGCTGCTGCTGGAATCTTTCATTAATGTCATATCCAAATCCATTGATGAAAAGTCACCCTATACCGGTGGCCACTGCCGTCGTGTCACTGAACTGGCGATGATGATTTCTCAGGCTGCAAATGATGAAAAGCAATCCGCACTTGGCGATTTCAACCTCTCAAGAGAAGAGATGTATGAGATGAAAATTGCAGCCATGCTGCATGACTGCGGTAAGATCACGACACCGGTCCATATCGTTGATAAATCAACGAAGCTGGAATGCATTTATGACCGTATAAATCTTCTGGATCTGCGCCATGAAGTGGTAAGGCGCGATATGCTCATCGAAAAACTTCAGCAGAGGCTGGATGAAGAGCCGGATTCAATCGTTGAGCGGCTACAGGAGTCCTGGTCGCAGCTTGATGAAGATATCGCCTTTCTGCACCAGTGTAATACGGGTGGCGAATTCATGGCGCCGGAAAAACAGGCCCGGATTCGCGCTATCGCAGCAAAGTACCCCTGGCGAGATAGTTCCGGAAAAGTTCACCCATTCATTACAGAGGATGAGGTATATAACCTGAATGTTGAAAAGGGAACACTGACTGATGAGCAGCGGGAGATTATCAACAACCATATTGTTTCTACCATCCGTATGCTCGAAGGGCTCCCCTTCCCCAAACATCTGTGCAATGTTCCTGAGATTGCCGGCGGTCATCATGAGCGAATGGATGGCAAGGGTTACCCCAACGGGCTTACGCGTGATCAGATGTCCATTCAGGCCCGTATTCTGGGTGTAGCGGATATTTTTGAAGCCCTGACCGCAATGGACCGTCCCTACAAAGCCCCTATGCCTCTCTCAAAAGCGATGTCGATCTTGGAAAGCATGAAAAATGAAGGGCATATTGATCCCGACATCTTCGATCTGTTTGTCGATAGAAAGCTCTACCTAAACTACGGGCAGAGGTTCCTGGATGAGAAACAGGTCGATATTAATGACTACCGCCAGAAGGAAAGCTCAGAACGGTAA
- a CDS encoding UbiX family flavin prenyltransferase produces the protein MSNTGTHQESVIVAMTGASGAAYGLRLIRRLALAGVPQHILLSDAARVVLKQEADLELPGGTDATVTALSSHLDIPSSLIRCYELNDWFSPAASGSAGIKRMVVIPCSMGSLGRIAAGLSDNLIERAADVILKERRQLILVPRETPLSSIHLENMLKLSRLGVDIMPAMPAFYHRPQSLEEITDFLVDRVFDHLNISNPEAKQWGTS, from the coding sequence ATGAGTAACACCGGCACACATCAGGAATCGGTAATCGTGGCCATGACCGGCGCATCAGGTGCTGCCTATGGCCTGCGACTGATTCGGCGTCTTGCCCTGGCAGGCGTACCACAGCACATTCTGCTCTCTGATGCTGCACGGGTAGTGCTCAAACAGGAAGCTGATCTGGAACTCCCCGGTGGAACGGACGCTACGGTTACAGCACTATCCAGCCACCTTGATATCCCCTCCTCTCTTATTCGCTGCTATGAACTGAACGACTGGTTTTCACCCGCCGCCTCAGGCTCTGCAGGCATCAAGCGCATGGTGGTCATCCCCTGCTCGATGGGATCGCTCGGCCGGATTGCAGCAGGTTTATCGGACAACCTGATTGAACGTGCTGCCGATGTGATACTTAAAGAGAGGCGACAGCTGATCCTCGTGCCCCGGGAAACACCGCTGTCGTCCATTCACCTGGAAAATATGCTGAAGCTTTCCCGTTTGGGAGTAGATATAATGCCAGCCATGCCTGCTTTTTATCATCGTCCCCAATCGCTTGAAGAGATCACCGACTTTCTCGTTGATCGCGTATTCGACCACCTGAACATCTCTAACCCTGAGGCAAAGCAATGGGGCACATCATGA
- a CDS encoding M48 family metalloprotease — protein MSRKPLALLILLLFPASALHAFNFSLEDLQNIDVGKVLEYGQTVSKATRSFSEEERYYIGRASGARLLSDHRLLSRKGLQNYVSAIGQTLAMASARPELYAGYHFIVLDEPGRVNAYAVPGGFIFITTALVAKTESEDELAAILAHEISHLVLDHPISSVKKQYRDKLMKDILSEASDRYASEDVKKLADLAGGLNNLSGMMVDFAAKGYSRSKEQEADLVALSMLRTAGYDPTRFPRVLSKLSSIGTGVSGTHGNPRQRARIISEKLARDVPFHIRNRDHRFMTVMGNPGNR, from the coding sequence ATGAGTAGAAAACCCCTTGCTCTGCTAATACTGCTGCTATTCCCGGCATCTGCACTCCACGCCTTTAACTTCAGTCTCGAAGATTTACAGAACATTGATGTAGGCAAGGTACTTGAATACGGCCAGACCGTATCCAAGGCAACACGGTCATTTTCCGAAGAGGAACGTTATTACATCGGGCGCGCCAGCGGCGCACGCCTGCTGTCAGATCACCGCCTGCTCAGCCGGAAGGGTCTGCAGAACTACGTCTCTGCAATCGGCCAGACCCTGGCAATGGCCTCGGCAAGGCCGGAGCTCTATGCAGGCTACCACTTTATTGTGCTCGATGAACCAGGCCGTGTGAACGCCTATGCTGTGCCGGGCGGATTCATCTTTATCACTACCGCGCTTGTCGCAAAAACGGAGAGCGAGGACGAACTGGCAGCGATTCTTGCGCATGAAATATCCCACCTCGTTCTCGATCACCCCATCAGTTCGGTCAAAAAGCAGTACAGGGACAAATTGATGAAGGATATTCTCAGTGAAGCGAGTGATCGATATGCATCGGAAGATGTGAAAAAACTGGCAGATCTTGCCGGCGGATTGAACAACCTTTCGGGCATGATGGTCGATTTTGCCGCCAAGGGTTACAGCCGCTCAAAAGAGCAAGAGGCGGATCTGGTGGCACTGTCCATGCTGCGCACCGCGGGTTACGACCCTACCCGCTTTCCACGTGTTCTGAGCAAACTTAGCAGCATAGGCACAGGGGTATCCGGCACCCACGGCAACCCCAGACAACGCGCAAGAATCATTTCAGAGAAGCTCGCAAGGGATGTACCATTCCATATCAGGAATAGGGATCATCGATTTATGACTGTGATGGGCAACCCTGGAAACCGATGA